In the genome of Kluyveromyces marxianus DMKU3-1042 DNA, complete genome, chromosome 1, one region contains:
- the ATG26 gene encoding sterol 3-beta-glucosyltransferase, producing MPEESSPERSRSPSRFSKSMFIAPKAFVRKSLSPVDHIYHSVADLRFSSSNSETLESTLQAINKKMDSIDVSGGAVTGGGGGNEVSDDVAQPQCMAKSFAGFLATASMYAGMDELREEEEESNSSDEVELLNDAATTILDASSQADRTLFDFSIEMNQDALSQPSTASKSRKDLVREKLLKKFIPDEDEHYVEEFPCWLLRDIMIQGHIYLTNKHLFFFAFIPNFENDFHLSGSLQFVSGSSLGKSHRYWVVLKGRTLTFHGSSTDLYFPLLAIDIKDIQYAKISAREAHYAKFEIKVKNDVIELRADSFHSARHWVSSIKKQIFASQHSDTNTITVKIPLQNIVDLDENAILDQSGTLRIKALENTSGYAIDEYFFVFFQGSARKMKNKINSLLKDLELSGSQILIDFKKVESATDLSNSGKNADSKKNSSDLLVDSVEDAGSVMDNDMAASTAPLSAPISELPTSDTGHVSSAYPKRVKKRIKSMASSLRLTSPNKLERLEDDIIIEHYSPGIIHDPSVEVEVEPDKDSKSIISRFTPKKFQNIPTMWAADPVHFNVKNDAYFPLDDKYAADANDSEHSDKRFKFHFSFDNTVTLLASYHGYLNRNMPVYGKIYISDKNICFRSLLPGVNTKMVLPLEDIENCSKETGFRFGYFGLVIVIQGHEELFLEFSNKNARDDCEFVLMKTMDINGHTNTERKKNARLDSIHKISEAANLKLLEEKISEQGYDIPLIVEKNPYFTTTIKPNKSYKFGLLTIGSRGDVQPYIALAKGLMAEGHTVVLLTHLEFKDWIESYGIEFREISGNPAELISLMVQHGSMNVGLLRDASANFTGWIGSLLQSAWEGAQGIDILIESPSAMAGIHIAEALEIPYFRAFTMPWTRTRAYPHAFIVPDQKRGGSYNYFTHVLFENIFWKGISGKVNEWREKTLNLPKTNLFTMQQNRVPFLYNVSPTIYPPSIDFNEWIKVTGYWFLDEKLSYDPPPAFVSFLKKARELKKKIVYIGFGSIVVNDPQKMTDTIVDAVLEADVFCVLNKGWSNRFGDKDAKAIDKELPACIYNSGDVPHDWLFTQIDASVHHGGSGTTGASLRAGLPTIIKPFFGDQFFYASRIEDIGAGVALKKLNKTSLAKALTEVTTNTRIIRRAKHIGELISKEHGVETAISCIYSELGYARSLIKKKSETSSYENLASTEDFSTDHSDSDARRIPTEQEELSEPSTEESGASNDGSWLLV from the coding sequence ATGCCAGAGGAGTCATCGCCAGAACGTTCACGAAGTCCCAGTAGATTTTCGAAGTCTATGTTCATAGCTCCTAAGGCATTTGTGAGGAAAAGTTTATCACCAGTGGATCACATTTACCATTCAGTAGCGGATTTACGGTTTAGTTCTTCGAACTCTGAGACTCTGGAATCTACGCTCCAAGCAATCAATAAGAAAATGGACAGCATAGACGTTAGTGGGGGCGCAGTTACGGGTGGCGGGGGTGGTAACGAGGTTTCAGATGATGTTGCTCAACCACAATGTATGGCTAAAAGTTTTGCAGGGTTTTTGGCTACAGCCAGCATGTATGCTGGGATGGACGAGTTGAgggaggaggaagaagagagcAACAGTAGCGATGAAGTGGAGCTGTTGAATGATGCGGCAACTACGATTCTTGATGCGTCATCGCAAGCAGACAGGACgttgtttgatttttccATTGAGATGAATCAGGATGCATTGTCTCAGCCCAGTACCGCTTCCAAGTCCAGAAAGGATCTCGTTAGAGAGAAGCTACTCAAAAAGTTTATCCCTGATGAGGATGAGCATTACGTTGAGGAGTTCCCATGCTGGTTGTTGAGAGATATCATGATTCAAGGCCATATATACTTGACGAATAAgcacctttttttctttgcgTTCATACCGAATTTTGAGAATGACTTCCACTTGAGTGGCTCGTTGCAATTTGTGAGTGGGTCTTCGTTGGGTAAATCTCACCGTTATTGGGTTGTTTTGAAGGGTCGCACGTTGACTTTCCATGGATCTTCCACGGATTTGTACTTCCCGTTGTTGGCAATAGACATAAAGGATATTCAATACGCCAAAATCTCGGCTAGAGAAGCACATTATGCGAAATTTGAGATCAAGGTGAAGAATGATGTGATTGAACTACGTGCTGACTCCTTCCACTCTGCGAGACATTGGGTGAGCAGTATAAAGAAACAGATATTTGCTTCTCAGCATTCTGATACAAATACTATCACCGTTAAGATCCCATTGCAAAACATCGTTGACCTAGACGAAAATGCTATCTTGGATCAGAGCGGTACACTCAGAATTAAAGCTCTTGAGAATACATCCGGTTATGCCATAGATGAATACTTCTTCGTGTTTTTCCAGGGAAGCGCAAGAAAGATGAAGAATAAGATCAATAGTTTGTTGAAAGACTTGGAATTAAGCGGTTCTCAAATACTGATCGACTTCAAAAAAGTGGAATCTGCAACAGATTTGAGCAACAGCGGGAAAAATGCTGACAGCAAGAAAAATAGTTCAGATCTTTTAGTCGACTCGGTTGAAGATGCTGGTTCCGTCATGGACAATGATATGGCAGCTTCCACTGCACCATTATCCGCTCCCATTTCGGAATTACCCACGTCTGACACTGGCCATGTATCTTCCGCATATCCTAAGAGAGTCAAGAAGAGGATAAAATCAATGGCGAGTAGCTTGAGGTTAACTTCCCCAAATAAACTAGAACGACTagaagatgatattattattgaGCACTATTCTCCTGGAATAATTCACGACCCATCAGTCgaagtagaagtagaaCCAGATAAGGATTCGAAATCAATAATATCCAGATTCACTCCCAAGAAGTTCCAAAATATTCCTACGATGTGGGCGGCAGACCCGGTTCATTTCAATGTCAAAAATGATGCATACTTCCCGCTTGACGATAAGTATGCTGCAGACGCAAATGATTCAGAACACTCGGATAAAAGGTTTAAGTTCCACTTCTCATTTGATAATACAGTGACACTCTTGGCCAGCTATCATGGTTATCTCAATAGGAACATGCCCGTATATGGTAAGATTTATATTTCAGATAAAAATATTTGCTTTCGTTCACTCTTGCCAGGCGTTAATACAAAAATGGTGTTGCCATTGGAAGACATTGAGAACTGCAGCAAAGAAACGGGCTTCAGGTTTGGctattttggtttggtaATTGTGATACAGGGACATGAGGAACTATTTCTAGAATTCAGTAATAAGAATGCCAGAGATGATTGTGAATTCGTTCTAATGAAAACAATGGACATCAATGGTCATACAAACACggaaaggaagaaaaacgCGCGATTAGATTCCATACACAAGATATCCGAAGCAGCAAATCTCAAGCTTTTAGAAGAGAAAATCAGTGAGCAAGGGTATGATATACCCTTaattgttgaaaagaatCCATActttacaacaacaatcaAACCAAACAAGAGTTACAAATTCGGACTTCTCACTATTGGTTCTAGAGGTGATGTCCAACCATACATCGCTCTAGCAAAAGGTTTAATGGCAGAAGGACATACTGTTGTACTCTTGACACACCTTGAGTTTAAGGATTGGATTGAATCCTACGGTATAGAGTTTAGGGAAATATCCGGAAATCCAGCAGAGTTAATTTCCCTAATGGTTCAACATGGATCAATGAACGTAGGATTATTGAGAGACGCGTCTGCGAACTTTACAGGTTGGATTGGTTCGTTATTACAAAGCGCTTGGGAGGGTGCTCAAGGTATTGATATTCTTATTGAATCCCCGAGTGCTATGGCTGGTATTCATATTGCAGAAGCTTTGGAAATACCTTATTTCAGGGCATTTACAATGCCTTGGACTAGAACTAGGGCATATCCGCATGCTTTTATTGTACCGGACCAAAAACGTGGTGGTAGTTATAACTACTTCACTCATGTTCTTTTCGAGAATATATTTTGGAAGGGTATTAGCGGTAAAGTTAACGAATGGAGAGAGAAAACTTTGAATTTGCCTAAAACTAATCTTTTCACCATGCAACAGAATAGGGTTCCGTTCCTTTATAATGTATCTCCTACAATCTACCCACCAAGCATTGATTTCAATGAATGGATCAAAGTGACAGGATATTGGTTCCTCGATGAAAAGCTTTCTTACGATCCCCCTCCCGCATTTGTAAGCTTTCTCAAGAAGGCTCgtgaattgaagaagaagattgttTACATTGGGTTTGGTTCAATTGTTGTAAATGATCCCCAAAAAATGACAGATACTATAGTCGACGCCGTTTTGGAAGCAGATGTTTTCTGTGTATTAAACAAGGGTTGGTCGAACAGATTTGGAGATAAAGATGCGAAAGCAATTGATAAGGAACTACCAGCATGCATATACAATTCAGGTGATGTGCCTCATGATTGGTTGTTTACCCAGATAGATGCCAGTGTCCATCATGGTGGATCGGGTACCACAGGTGCATCGTTACGGGCTGGGTTACCAACTATTATTAAACCATTTTTTGGAGATCAGTTCTTCTATGCTAGCAGGATTGAAGATATAGGTGCAGGGGTAgctttaaagaaattgaataaAACCTCATTAGCAAAGGCTCTTACAGAAGTCACGACAAATACTAGAATAATTCGCAGAGCAAAACATATTGGTGAGTTAATATCAAAGGAGCATGGAGTTGAAACAGCGATAAGCTGTATCTATTCAGAATTGGGATATGCGAGAAGTTTAattaagaagaagtcaGAAACAAGTAGTTACGAAAATCTCGCTTCTACTGAGGACTTCTCAACGGATCATTCTGATTCAGATGCAAGACGCATTCCTACcgaacaagaagaactgAGTGAACCTAGTACGGAAGAAAGTGGTGCTTCAAATGATGGGTCATGGTTACTGGTGTAA
- the ISC1 gene encoding inositol phosphosphingolipid phospholipase, with protein MYGLKSGSGWDSSGNGSCDGVEEYDVVALQEIWCDEDWSYIVQKCKNRYPYYRRFKSGMITGPGLAILSKIPIESTFLYRFPINGRPSAFWRGDWYVGKSISITLLERTAPQYAPIAILNSHMHAPYALNGDAAYECHRACQAWDFSKLVNLYKKAGYSVVVVGDLNSRPGSLPHQLLTLEAGQVDSWEQKFGAQPLVHIASLSPVDQIKHAGTTCDSTLNTWRAHRGADEACRLDYALIDSTTLCTIDAKVTFTEVIPNIGSFSDHFGYACVLQLKERSEYSENSLSLQPNTSYMTTDQIQSRLEVYDGLLKCIDDYMITAQWQKLWRGSHFWASVVLVVLSMVVTTFTSNIAGWSSILWILFAVIVTASGVIDGLISLLFGNKEIRVLQEVYEEVTDAKRFLLHRIENQQ; from the coding sequence ATGTATGGCTTGAAGAGCGGTAGTGGATGGGACAGTAGCGGGAATGGAAGCTGCGATGGTGTGGAGGAGTACGATGTAGTGGCGTTGCAGGAAATTTGGTGCGACGAGGATTGGAGCTATATTGTGCAGAAGTGCAAGAATAGATACCCATACTATCGGCGGTTCAAGTCTGGGATGATAACGGGTCCCGGATTAGCCATATTGTCTAAGATCCCTATAGAGTCCACTTTTTTATACAGATTTCCAATAAACGGGCGTCCCAGTGCGTTTTGGAGAGGGGACTGGTATGTTGGCAAATCGATCAGCATAACGCTTTTGGAGCGCACAGCTCCACAGTATGCTCCGATTGCAATTTTAAACAGTCACATGCATGCTCCGTATGCGCTTAACGGTGACGCTGCATACGAGTGCCACAGAGCCTGCCAAGCATGGGATTTCAGCAAGTTGGTGAACTTGTACAAGAAGGCAGGGTActctgttgttgttgttggggACTTGAACTCGAGGCCTGGATCATTACCGCACCAACTCCTCACATTGGAAGCCGGCCAAGTGGATTCTTGGGAGCAAAAATTCGGAGCGCAGCCTCTTGTCCATATTGCGTCGTTGTCTCCGGTAGACCAGATTAAACATGCAGGCACAACATGTGACTCTACTTTGAACACATGGAGAGCTCATCGTGGTGCCGACGAGGCATGTCGGTTGGACTACGCCCTCATAGATTCGACCACACTCTGCACGATAGATGCCAAGGTTACTTTCACAGAAGTGATTCCTAATATCGGCAGTTTTAGCGATCATTTCGGTTACGCATGCGTCCTACAGCTGAAAGAACGGAGCGAATATTCAGAGAATTCATTATCTTTACAGCCAAACACCTCCTACATGACTACAGATCAAATCCAATCAAGACTAGAAGTGTACGACGGTCTACTAAAATGCATCGACGACTACATGATCACGGCGCAGTGGCAGAAACTTTGGAGAGGATCTCATTTCTGGGCCTCTGTCGTGCTAGTCGTCCTCTCGATGGTGGTTACTACTTTTACGTCAAACATTGCTGGTTGGTCATCGATCCTTTGGATCCTATTTGCTGTTATTGTCACCGCATCTGGTGTGATCGACGGACTCATTTCGTTGTTGTTCGGGAACAAAGAGATACGGGTGCTACAAGAAGTCTACGAGGAGGTTACAGACGCCAAGCGTTTCCTATTGCATAGAATAGAAAATCAACAGTAG
- the SPC25 gene encoding kinetochore-associated Ndc80 complex subunit SPC25, which produces MGIDEFSDLKSKMDGFQTKMDKFLEKSREELSVKTERYWGGETEKLRLIETLRGKLEELETRRVDLREDFESSQREANEANAQSKAYHTKLEKLKEERDFLRKEVEKLEVLLHEQARDLEREKESRELQSGRDEAEVEAFEKLLGLSISASVQDVITFTFTGDSNCWISLDVSGDGYKIAASQPQLPHVAEKDLVDQLSATDDLRVFLKSARSLLLSVS; this is translated from the coding sequence ATGggaattgatgaatttaGCGACTTGAAGTCGAAAATGGACGGGTTCCAAACGAAAATGGACAAGTTTCTAGAAAAGAGCAGAGAAGAGCTCAGTGTGAAGACAGAGCGGTACTGGGGTGGGGAGACTGAGAAGCTGAGGCTTATTGAGACACTACGTGGGAAGTTAGAAGAGTTGGAAACACGACGTGTGGATTTGCGGGAGGATTTCGAGAGTTCACAACGCGAAGCAAACGAAGCGAACGCGCAAAGTAAAGCCTACCATACAAAGCTCGAAAAGCTCAAGGAGGAGCGAGACTTCTTGAGAAAAGAGGTCGAAAAGCTGGAGGTGTTGCTACACGAGCAAGCACGGGATTTGGAACGTGAGAAGGAGTCCCGTGAGCTCCAAAGTGGGCGAGATGAGGCTGAAGTAGAGGCatttgaaaagttgttggGATTGAGCATATCGGCGTCTGTACAGGATGTGATCACCTTCACATTTACCGGAGATTCGAATTGCTGGATCAGTTTGGATGTCTCTGGCGATGGATACAAAATCGCAGCCTCGCAGCCCCAGCTGCCGCATGTTGCTGAGAAGGATCTTGTCGACCAACTGTCGGCCACGGACGACCTTCGGGTTTTCCTAAAGAGTGCACGCTCACTGCTGCTTTCAGTTTCCTGA
- the PER1 gene encoding Per1p, with product MLSQWKLWVCCALLTLSFRVSRASPGDQLDEFDDCVDACAVAKHCPDAEAIEEDNPFKNDQFADLGLCYKLLLWDCNSDCDYQCQHVITNMRIQNGEEIYQFHGKWPFKRAFGTQEFYSTIFSIGNFVPHYKGFKLCRRALRKIPRSDQSRKMLVNYLLVSVAGMLAWTSSSIFHTRDLIITEKLDYFFAGFTVLTGFHAIFYRSMRLDLHHKTGTCFSVLVILIFLAHILRLYLDWSYTYNMRFNVFFGILQHMLLVALALLNFQRVRSLRSDLIHDLVLVPIGLVVFTSLAMSCELFDFFSYNFQIDSHAIWHGLTIFPSFYLYPFFLKDYIFLKSKTVVNIKEV from the coding sequence ATGCTTTCTCAATGGAAATTATGGGTTTGTTGTGCTCTTCTGACGTTGAGTTTCAGGGTATCAAGGGCGTCACCAGGCGACCAGCTCGATGAATTCGATGACTGTGTTGACGCATGTGCTGTGGCAAAGCATTGCCCGGATGCAGAAGCGATTGAGGAGGATAATCCGTTCAAGAACGACCAGTTTGCAGATTTAGGGCTCTGCTATAAGTTATTGTTGTGGGACTGCAACAGCGATTGTGATTACCAATGCCAGCACGTTATAACGAATATGAGAATCCAGAATGGCGAGGAGATTTACCAGTTCCATGGAAAGTGGCCGTTCAAAAGAGCATTCGGCACACAGGAGTTTTATTCGACAATTTTCTCGATAGGTAACTTTGTGCCTCACTACAAGGGTTTTAAGTTGTGCAGGAGAGCATTGAGAAAAATTCCGCGTTCAGACCAGTCGAGGAAAATGCTCGTGAACTACCTCCTTGTGTCAGTAGCCGGAATGCTTGCATGGACGAGTAGCTCCATTTTCCACACAAGAGACTTAATCATTACGGAAAAGCTTGATTATTTCTTTGCTGGGTTCACGGTGCTCACTGGGTTCCATGCCATCTTCTACAGATCTATGAGGCTCGATTTGCATCATAAAACTGGTACATGCTTTAGTGTGCTCGTGATATTAATATTCCTAGCGCACATTTTGCGCTTGTACCTAGATTGGTCTTACACGTATAATATGAGATTTAATGTTTTCTTCGGAATTCTGCAACACATGCTGCTTGTGGCACTTGCTCTTCTTAATTTCCAACGCGTGCGCTCGCTGAGAAGTGATCTGATACACGATCTCGTGCTAGTCCCGATAGGACTTGTCGTTTTCACCTCTTTGGCGATGTCTTGTGAGTTATTCGACTTCTTCAGCTACAATTTCCAGATAGATTCGCACGCTATCTGGCATGGTTTGACGATATTTCCATCGTTTTACCTATATccattcttcttgaaagattATATTTTCCTAAAGTCCAAGACTGTGGTCAACATCAAAGAGGTGTAG
- the BOR1 gene encoding Bor1p, whose product MVVHRRDSAVYSPSGSHPECIPMEIRETTSQKSKESDVEVQFTETKNGRFPPLFSGLVHDVKDRLPQYLSDWKDSYDYRVIPSVLETYFNNLLPALAFAQDLFDRTDNSYGVNEILLSSALAGLVFGIFGGQPLCIVGVTGPISIFNYTIYEIIKPLKIAYFGFMFWVYIWSMILHFLLTAINSVCLLEYVTSFPCDIFGLFINVVYIQKGIQILIRQFNDKHGNEDLAAGYASIMLALLMTIFGVAFKFFRLTPLLNSRLRYFISDYSTALSVIFWSAFIHFGGLLDSVTFRRLPISKAFLPTLHKGSRTTWLAYESISVGHVFLALPFGLILTILFYFDHNVSSLMAQRKAYKLKKASTFHYDFALLGLTTGISGILGIPAPNGLIPQAPLHTESLLVYDNDGKVVRCAEQRFTNTVQGLMILCTMCRPFLVCLGLIPQAVLSGLFFIMGIQGIIGNVIIARIWWLFTDQEKKKDSNALNHVSLRSLLKFLSLSLAGFAAEFAITNTKGAIGFPIVLLLTVLLSLLFPKIFPYAELAILDGPVCEDFTLKNILPRNLMKY is encoded by the coding sequence atggttgTTCATCGAAGAGATTCAGCCGTGTATTCTCCTTCAGGGTCTCATCCTGAATGCATTCCCATGGAAATACGAGAAACAACCTCTCAGAAGTCAAAAGAATCCGATGTGGAAGTTCAGTTTACAGAGACAAAGAACGGTAGATTCCCTCCACTATTTTCAGGATTGGTGCATGATGTCAAGGATAGACTCCCGCAGTATTTGTCTGACTGGAAGGATTCATATGACTACAGAGTGATACCGTCTGTTTTAGAGACATATTTCAACAATTTACTACCGGCTCTTGCGTTTGCCCAAGACTTATTTGACAGAACAGACAATTCGTATGGGGTAAACGAGATTTTACTATCCAGTGCATTAGCGGGACTAGTGTTTGGTATATTTGGCGGCCAGCCGTTGTGTATTGTTGGAGTTACTGGTCCGATTAGTATTTTCAACTATACAATATATGAGATTATCAAGCCTTTGAAGATTGCctattttggttttatgTTCTGGGTTTACATATGGTCGATGATCTTACACTTTCTGCTTACTGCAATCAACTCGGTTTGTCTCTTGGAATATGTGACGTCATTCCCTTGCGATATCTTTGGTTTGTTCATTAATGTGGTTTATATCCAGAAGGGAATTCAAATCCTTATCAGACAGTTCAATGACAAACATGGAAACGAAGATTTAGCCGCTGGTTACGCCTCTATCATGTTAGCATTGCTAATGACCATATTTGGAGTGGCAttcaaatttttcagaCTCACTCCATTGCTTAACAGCAGACTCAGATATTTCATATCAGACTACTCTACAGCTTTGTCTGTCATATTCTGGTCAGCATTCATCCATTTTGGTGGGCTTTTGGACTCTGTAACGTTCAGAAGACTTCCAATTTCCAAGGCATTTTTGCCTACGTTGCACAAAGGAAGCAGAACTACATGGTTAGCATACGAAAGCATATCGGTTGGCCATGTCTTCTTGGCACTACCTTTTGGATTGATCCTTACAATTCTATTCTACTTTGACCATAACGTCTCCTCATTGATGGCCCAGAGGAAAGCTTATAAATTAAAGAAGGCTTCAACATTCCATTATGATTTCGCCCTCTTAGGCTTAACAACAGGGATATCCGGTATCCTTGGAATTCCTGCACCAAATGGGCTTATTCCTCAGGCTCCATTACACACGGAGTCTTTGCTTGTCTACGATAACGATGGTAAAGTAGTGCGTTGTGCCGAACAAAGGTTCACGAACACCGTTCAAGGACTGATGATTTTATGCACAATGTGCAGACCCTTTTTAGTTTGCTTGGGTCTCATACCACAAGCAGTTCTCTCGggccttttcttcatcatgGGCATTCAGGGCATCATCGGTAACGTCATCATCGCTAGGATCTGGTGGCTTTTTACAgatcaagagaagaaaaaagatagTAACGCATTGAATCATGTCAGCTTAAGAAGCCTTCTCAAATTCTTATCACTCAGTTTGGCAGGATTTGCAGCAGAATTCGCTATAACAAATACAAAAGGTGCAATAGGGTTTCCTATAGTGTTGTTACTAACAGTTCTTCTGTCCCTTTTGTTCCCCAAGATATTTCCGTATGCAGAACTAGCCATTCTCGATGGTCCT